In Candidatus Methanomethylophilus alvi Mx1201, a genomic segment contains:
- a CDS encoding AAA family ATPase gives MKLLALEMCAFETYAGKTCLDFSGLDGLFLITGKTGAGKTTIFDAITFALYGSVSGDDRGEKTLRSNFAEESVDSYVDLRFEHQGKEYRVRRSPEYDRAKKRGTGTVKQAESVTLYLPDGKTVTKTKDANDAIKDIIGLDVSQWRQVVMLAQGQFRKLLTADTAERGRILATIFETERFSKLEEVLKEMASSSGTDTDSVRGGIGLRLSSMSFPPESPAGQELKDKLASDGWIYDGEGVIGILGRILEEDEALLSKAEAEEASKREENNRVMKEFSDAEALGKSFEVYDSATGRLDSLISKKEEMDVLSETAERCRKALEDVNPYDLAHSDKAKASSATAAEVESSRIRVKEAEKLVSEAREAEDKAREAAGDEKSLREDAASTRNLLDNYEKVDSARKELELAAADKDKAESRKSEMEGRITALAEEETACQEFLKTNAGTSSELAILDSRISGLERTVESLEVLKKETDVYRSMLGDLESSKAAYSSKLDEKNAADAECRETEDRFYRGQAAFLASGLEEGCPCPVCGSVHHPVLAVSEEEVPDRKKVDTLRKRRDALASECDSLLNRYNSENTSVQTQMSKCRTMAEGLPEGLLRDWADMDGIVAALRSAKDDVERAKKRSEELRRISKEYEDRRSRIDDIRGSLESYNVGLKDVIVEIGRCAGRISVARSVIDGFKLDPRYSTGEEASRGADEAENKADSLKRGLESAVSEHGKAKEDLSGAESELHTLESRLEKDLAEEEASGKEFFSAISKAGFADEAEYRSFCDKERYEAVKKALDDYNDALISARSAVDTARGAVEGKQRPGDLTELTVRKNNAEEAYNRSMDLRNSIRNRLDINREKVSEVRGMFEDFDRKERRHSEIADLAAIANGTKKGLKGQGSFEEYIQRVHLESILREAARRMDVMSDGRYRLCRSSSPSDGSKSHSLDIDIFDNDTGKARPVSTLSGGESFKAALSMALGLSDVIQNNAGGRAIDDLFIDEGFGSLDPESLRQAIKVLTDITDGSKTIGIISHVDELKSRIGRQVIVEYEDGKGSRLKVKKD, from the coding sequence ATGAAGCTTCTGGCACTCGAGATGTGCGCCTTCGAGACATACGCAGGCAAGACATGTCTGGACTTCTCCGGGTTGGACGGTCTGTTCCTGATCACGGGGAAGACCGGTGCCGGTAAGACCACCATATTCGATGCCATAACATTCGCCCTCTACGGTTCCGTCAGCGGGGACGACAGAGGGGAGAAGACCCTCCGCAGCAACTTCGCAGAAGAATCCGTGGATTCCTATGTCGACCTGAGGTTCGAACATCAGGGGAAGGAGTACAGGGTACGCAGGTCTCCGGAATACGACCGTGCCAAGAAAAGAGGGACGGGGACCGTCAAACAGGCCGAATCCGTCACCTTGTATCTGCCGGACGGGAAGACGGTCACCAAGACGAAGGATGCGAACGATGCGATAAAGGACATAATCGGGCTGGACGTCTCCCAATGGCGTCAGGTCGTAATGCTGGCACAGGGGCAGTTCAGGAAGCTTCTCACAGCGGATACGGCGGAACGCGGGAGGATCCTCGCAACGATATTCGAGACGGAGAGGTTCTCGAAACTCGAGGAGGTGCTGAAGGAGATGGCCTCCTCCAGCGGTACGGATACCGATTCCGTGCGCGGCGGCATCGGTCTCAGGTTGAGCAGCATGTCGTTCCCGCCGGAGTCTCCGGCCGGACAGGAACTGAAAGACAAGCTGGCCTCCGATGGGTGGATCTATGACGGAGAAGGGGTCATAGGTATACTCGGAAGAATCCTGGAAGAGGACGAGGCCCTCCTGAGCAAGGCCGAAGCGGAGGAGGCGTCCAAGAGGGAGGAGAACAACCGTGTCATGAAGGAGTTCTCCGATGCCGAGGCCCTCGGGAAGAGTTTCGAGGTATACGATTCCGCAACAGGGCGGCTGGATTCCCTCATATCCAAGAAGGAGGAGATGGACGTCCTTTCGGAGACAGCGGAGAGGTGCCGTAAGGCCTTGGAGGATGTGAACCCTTACGATCTGGCACATTCCGATAAAGCGAAGGCGTCCTCGGCGACGGCCGCCGAGGTGGAGTCTTCCCGTATCAGGGTGAAGGAGGCCGAGAAACTGGTGTCAGAGGCCCGGGAGGCCGAGGATAAGGCCAGAGAGGCCGCCGGCGACGAGAAATCCCTGAGGGAGGATGCGGCATCCACAAGGAATCTCCTGGATAATTACGAAAAGGTCGATTCCGCCAGGAAGGAACTCGAACTCGCGGCCGCCGATAAGGATAAGGCCGAATCGAGGAAAAGCGAGATGGAGGGGAGGATAACGGCCCTGGCGGAGGAGGAGACGGCATGTCAGGAATTCCTCAAAACGAATGCCGGCACATCCTCCGAACTGGCTATCCTGGATTCCCGCATATCGGGTCTCGAAAGGACAGTGGAGTCCTTGGAAGTGCTGAAGAAAGAGACCGACGTCTACAGGTCGATGCTTGGGGACCTGGAATCCTCCAAGGCCGCATATTCGTCCAAGTTGGATGAGAAGAACGCCGCGGACGCCGAGTGCAGGGAGACCGAGGACAGATTCTACCGGGGACAGGCCGCATTCCTCGCATCCGGTTTGGAGGAAGGCTGCCCTTGTCCTGTATGCGGTTCGGTCCATCATCCGGTCCTCGCCGTATCCGAAGAGGAGGTCCCGGACAGGAAGAAGGTCGATACCCTCAGGAAGAGGAGGGATGCCCTGGCATCCGAGTGCGACTCGCTTCTGAATCGTTACAACTCTGAGAACACGTCTGTGCAGACCCAGATGTCCAAATGCAGGACCATGGCCGAAGGGCTTCCGGAGGGACTCCTCCGGGATTGGGCCGACATGGACGGGATCGTCGCCGCACTGAGGTCCGCGAAGGATGATGTGGAACGTGCCAAGAAGAGGTCCGAGGAACTCCGCAGGATATCCAAGGAGTACGAAGACAGAAGATCGCGCATCGACGATATACGTGGATCCTTGGAATCGTACAACGTCGGTCTAAAAGATGTCATCGTGGAGATCGGCAGATGTGCGGGCAGGATAAGTGTCGCCCGCTCCGTTATAGACGGTTTCAAACTGGATCCCCGTTACTCCACTGGAGAGGAGGCCTCCAGAGGTGCGGACGAGGCCGAGAATAAGGCCGACTCCCTGAAGAGAGGCCTGGAATCCGCAGTCAGCGAACATGGTAAGGCTAAGGAGGACCTTTCCGGCGCCGAATCGGAGCTCCATACGTTGGAGTCCCGGTTGGAGAAGGATCTCGCAGAGGAGGAGGCTTCCGGAAAGGAGTTCTTCTCGGCCATATCCAAAGCCGGTTTTGCGGACGAGGCCGAGTACAGGTCCTTCTGTGATAAGGAGAGGTATGAGGCCGTCAAGAAGGCCCTTGACGACTACAACGATGCCCTGATCTCGGCCAGATCGGCCGTGGATACCGCCAGGGGTGCCGTGGAAGGGAAACAGCGTCCGGGAGACCTGACGGAACTGACGGTAAGGAAGAACAATGCGGAGGAGGCGTACAATAGGTCCATGGATCTCCGCAACTCGATCAGAAACCGTCTGGATATCAATCGGGAGAAGGTCTCGGAGGTCCGCGGAATGTTCGAAGATTTCGATCGGAAGGAGAGGAGGCATTCCGAGATCGCCGATCTGGCGGCCATAGCCAACGGCACTAAGAAAGGGCTCAAGGGACAGGGGTCGTTCGAGGAGTATATCCAGAGGGTCCATCTCGAAAGCATACTGCGTGAAGCGGCCCGCCGTATGGATGTCATGAGCGACGGAAGATACAGGCTATGCAGGAGTTCATCCCCCTCGGACGGATCCAAATCCCATTCCCTGGATATCGATATCTTCGATAACGATACCGGGAAGGCCCGTCCCGTCAGTACATTGTCGGGCGGAGAGTCCTTCAAGGCCGCCCTCTCCATGGCCCTGGGTCTTTCCGACGTCATACAGAACAACGCCGGCGGCAGGGCGATCGACGACCTCTTCATCGACGAGGGGTTCGGTTCATTGGATCCGGAGTCCCTTAGACAGGCGATAAAAGTCCTTACAGACATTACCGACGGGTCGAAGACGATCGGCATAATCTCGCATGTCGACGAGCTGAAGAGCCGTATAGGCCGTCAGGTCATAGTCGAGTACGAAGATGGCAAAGGCAGCAGGCTGAAAGTAAAGAAGGACTGA
- a CDS encoding cation:proton antiporter, whose protein sequence is MEESVLLVNMTILLLLGGVCSMVFRKLKMPAVIGYLVTGIILANYWSGKSEDTELIVNFLSDLGLIFLMFCIGMELNLKKLRKMGSFAIMVVMIQVPLMLFGGYLLGMLFLGLDSLQAIIFGAIISGSSTAVVTIVLKDQDRLTHAEVETVILITVVEDVAQVIILSAISPMMTGEAMSAESIVWMLLTIIVFMVAAIGLGLLFIPKLLDWIGEKMSDEIILIVALGLCFCMAWLSTLVGLSMAIGAFMMGVIVSQAKPAKIIEHDIRPMKDIFMMMFFISIGLEIRPESLVDNIAIILIIYVIYFVLKCSSVLLAYFVGNKPMRMSFYSSISLVAMGEFAFIISKEAYDANIISPDFYAAVVGSALMTMILLPIIDSKSEKICDTVQNKSPQFMVNGFLKLEKMRSNFYAKLSLASKTTRANFRTRVTYTYFEVMLLAIVEICVYIMTPFLAEFLYDNTSEAITTYYSTMIIMIANFVVLIPIIYRLVFNFKFIERVMLDSERKAAEAGSGNIQSRTAKIMKYLVEMNAWILIIAIDFLIILIMPNEVSLLDHFVVAGAGTLFVAIAYTLRYLKRR, encoded by the coding sequence ATGGAAGAGTCCGTACTGCTTGTAAACATGACGATCCTCCTGCTTTTAGGAGGCGTCTGCTCGATGGTCTTCAGGAAACTGAAGATGCCAGCAGTCATCGGATATCTTGTGACCGGTATCATCCTGGCCAACTATTGGTCCGGTAAGTCCGAGGATACCGAGCTCATCGTGAACTTCCTTTCCGACCTGGGACTCATATTCCTCATGTTCTGTATCGGGATGGAGCTCAATCTGAAGAAGCTCCGGAAGATGGGTTCGTTCGCCATAATGGTGGTCATGATCCAGGTCCCGCTGATGCTTTTCGGCGGGTATCTTCTGGGTATGCTGTTCCTGGGACTCGACTCCCTGCAGGCCATCATCTTCGGTGCCATCATCTCGGGTTCCTCCACCGCCGTCGTCACCATCGTCCTGAAGGACCAGGACAGGCTCACGCATGCCGAGGTGGAGACCGTCATCCTCATCACGGTCGTCGAGGATGTGGCACAGGTCATCATCCTGTCCGCCATATCGCCTATGATGACCGGCGAGGCCATGTCCGCCGAATCCATCGTCTGGATGCTGCTGACCATCATCGTGTTCATGGTGGCCGCCATCGGTCTGGGACTGCTGTTCATACCGAAACTCCTGGATTGGATAGGCGAGAAGATGTCGGACGAGATCATCCTGATCGTAGCCCTGGGACTCTGCTTCTGCATGGCATGGCTTTCGACCCTCGTCGGACTGTCCATGGCGATCGGGGCGTTCATGATGGGAGTGATAGTGTCCCAGGCGAAACCGGCCAAGATCATAGAGCACGACATACGGCCGATGAAGGACATATTCATGATGATGTTCTTCATCTCGATAGGGCTGGAGATCAGACCGGAATCCCTCGTCGACAACATCGCGATCATACTGATCATCTACGTGATCTACTTCGTACTGAAGTGCTCGTCCGTCCTGCTGGCATATTTCGTCGGCAACAAGCCGATGCGTATGTCGTTCTACTCGTCCATATCGCTGGTCGCCATGGGGGAGTTCGCCTTCATCATCAGCAAGGAGGCGTACGACGCCAACATCATCTCGCCCGACTTCTATGCGGCGGTGGTCGGATCGGCCCTCATGACGATGATCCTGCTGCCGATAATAGACAGCAAGTCGGAGAAGATCTGCGACACCGTCCAGAACAAGAGCCCCCAGTTCATGGTCAACGGATTCCTGAAACTCGAGAAGATGAGGTCCAACTTCTACGCCAAGCTGTCCCTGGCCTCCAAGACGACCAGGGCGAACTTCCGTACCAGGGTCACCTACACCTACTTCGAGGTCATGCTGCTGGCCATCGTCGAGATATGCGTCTACATCATGACGCCGTTCCTGGCCGAGTTCCTGTACGACAACACCTCCGAGGCCATAACCACATATTATTCGACCATGATCATCATGATCGCCAACTTCGTGGTCCTCATCCCGATCATCTACCGTCTGGTGTTCAACTTCAAGTTCATCGAGAGGGTTATGCTGGATTCCGAAAGGAAGGCGGCCGAGGCCGGTTCCGGAAACATCCAGAGCAGGACCGCCAAGATCATGAAGTACCTGGTCGAGATGAACGCGTGGATCCTCATAATCGCGATAGACTTCCTGATCATCCTGATCATGCCGAACGAGGTCAGTCTGCTCGACCACTTCGTGGTGGCAGGGGCAGGTACCCTATTCGTGGCCATAGCGTATACCCTGCGCTATCTGAAGAGAAGATGA
- a CDS encoding 2-amino-3,7-dideoxy-D-threo-hept-6-ulosonate synthase, whose product MDGKGIRMERIMDRKTGRAVIIPMDHGISNGPMAGLYDMRETVDNVTNGGATAVIMHKGLIRYSYRGSGKDVGLIMHLSASTDVGSNANHKVDITTVEEAIKYGADAVSIHINFGDEYEPEMLRSAGEVSRICNEWGMPLIVMAYPRGHDINSYDPQKVAHCARAAAELGADIVKVSYTGDIDSFRDVVRGALAPVVIAGGPKMNTDMDVLNMVHDSIEAGGRGVSIGRNVFQNKNVEGITRAISKIVLEDYSVEEAAKFLKQ is encoded by the coding sequence ATGGATGGAAAAGGAATTCGCATGGAGAGGATCATGGACAGGAAGACTGGCCGCGCGGTCATAATCCCCATGGATCACGGTATCTCCAACGGCCCTATGGCCGGACTGTACGATATGAGGGAGACCGTGGACAACGTCACCAACGGGGGCGCGACCGCGGTCATCATGCACAAGGGACTGATCAGGTACTCCTACCGCGGTTCCGGGAAGGACGTCGGACTGATCATGCACCTGTCCGCATCCACCGATGTCGGTTCCAATGCGAACCACAAGGTCGACATCACCACCGTCGAGGAGGCGATAAAATACGGTGCCGACGCGGTCTCCATCCACATCAACTTCGGCGACGAGTACGAGCCCGAGATGCTCAGGTCCGCCGGAGAGGTTTCCCGTATCTGCAACGAGTGGGGGATGCCCCTCATCGTGATGGCGTACCCCAGGGGACACGACATCAACTCCTACGACCCCCAGAAGGTCGCCCACTGCGCCAGGGCAGCCGCCGAGCTGGGTGCGGATATCGTCAAGGTCAGCTACACCGGGGACATCGATTCCTTCAGGGACGTCGTCAGAGGTGCCCTCGCACCCGTCGTCATCGCCGGAGGACCCAAGATGAACACGGACATGGACGTCCTCAACATGGTCCATGACTCCATCGAGGCCGGAGGGCGCGGCGTGTCCATCGGAAGGAACGTCTTCCAGAACAAGAACGTGGAAGGCATCACCCGTGCGATCTCCAAGATCGTCCTCGAGGACTACTCCGTCGAGGAAGCCGCCAAGTTCCTGAAGCAGTGA
- a CDS encoding 3-dehydroquinate synthase II, translating to MEAKKIFVRADLPAEKDDRKDLVTNGLESGIVSYILRKGDEQFTDLGKMEDAVFFDGGKPTDKSWEVCRIDTPEDQAKTLALAGKRDVIVVKTSDWTIIPLENMIAKFRSSGTKVYAIATRKEDAELYLKTMEKGVDGVVIQTDDPLSISKFRDLLTVSEPVSLDEVEVVSVKPLEMGDRVCVDTCNLMNPGEGMLVGSYSNCLFLIQSESEANGYVATRPFRVNAGAVHEYCMVPGGGTRYLSEVSAGDPVLICDRNGKTRVGSVGRCKVEVRPMLIVEATDGKKTYNVILQNAETIKVVTPKGSQSVTKLKKGDKVLAHLATGGRHFGMKVEETITEK from the coding sequence ATGGAAGCGAAGAAGATCTTCGTCAGGGCGGACCTCCCCGCCGAGAAGGACGACAGGAAGGACCTGGTCACCAACGGTCTCGAGTCCGGCATCGTATCATACATCCTAAGGAAGGGGGACGAGCAGTTCACCGACCTCGGGAAGATGGAGGACGCCGTGTTCTTCGACGGCGGCAAGCCCACCGACAAGTCCTGGGAGGTCTGCAGGATCGACACCCCCGAGGATCAGGCGAAGACTCTCGCCCTCGCCGGGAAGAGGGACGTCATCGTGGTGAAGACCAGCGACTGGACCATCATCCCCCTGGAGAACATGATCGCCAAGTTCAGGTCCTCCGGGACCAAGGTGTACGCCATCGCCACCAGGAAGGAGGATGCAGAACTCTACCTGAAGACCATGGAGAAGGGGGTGGACGGGGTCGTCATCCAGACCGACGACCCGCTTTCCATCTCCAAGTTCAGGGACCTCCTCACCGTCAGCGAGCCCGTGTCCCTCGACGAGGTCGAGGTCGTATCCGTGAAGCCCCTCGAGATGGGTGACAGGGTGTGTGTGGACACCTGCAACCTCATGAATCCCGGGGAGGGTATGCTCGTCGGTTCCTACTCCAACTGCCTTTTCCTCATACAGAGCGAGAGCGAGGCGAACGGTTACGTGGCCACCAGGCCCTTCCGCGTTAACGCCGGGGCCGTCCACGAGTACTGCATGGTCCCCGGAGGGGGGACCAGGTACCTGTCCGAGGTATCCGCCGGGGACCCCGTCCTCATATGCGACAGGAACGGGAAGACGCGCGTCGGTTCCGTCGGCCGCTGCAAGGTCGAGGTGAGGCCCATGCTCATCGTGGAGGCCACCGACGGCAAGAAGACCTACAACGTCATCCTCCAGAACGCCGAGACCATCAAGGTCGTCACCCCCAAGGGTTCCCAGTCCGTCACCAAACTGAAGAAGGGCGACAAGGTGCTGGCACATCTCGCCACCGGGGGAAGGCACTTCGGTATGAAGGTCGAGGAGACCATCACGGAGAAGTGA